GCTGTTATTTTAGATGTGCGCCATCAAGATGAATTTGCTAAAGGGCATATTCCCAGATCTATTTTTATTGGAATTGAAGGTAATTTTGCCCCTTGGGTTGGTTCCCTAATTGCTGATATAGAACAACCTATTCTTCTGATTACTCCAGAAGGAAAAGAAGAAGAAACCATTATACGCTTATCACGAGTAGGTTTCGATAAAACATTAGGCTATTTAAAAGGCGGTTTTAAAGCTTGGAAACATGCTGGGTTAGAATATGATACCATAGCATCCATTTCCGCTTCAGAATTAAAACAGACATTGGAAAAAGAACAGGTTCCTATTTTTGATGTGCGAAAAGACGGCGAGTTTAAATCTGAACATGTTCAAAATGCACACCACACCTCCCTAGATTATTTAAATGAACATCTTACCGAATTTCCTGAAGATAAAACCTTTTATCTGCATTGTGCTGGTGGTTACAGATCTGTAATAGCTGCCTCTATTTTAAAAAGCAGAGGCATTCATAACTTAATTAATATAACTGATGGATTTGCTGCCATTAAGCAAGCAGGAATCCCTGTAACAGATTACATATGCCCAACAACATTATAATTATGGCCTTTTTTTCATTTTTATTAGGTGCTAAAGCACAAAACAGCCATATTAAAGTATTAACGCCTCAAGAGTTCAAACAACAAATTACAGGTAATTCTTTACAGTTAATTGACGTAAGAACAGCCATTGAATTTAAATCAGGACATATTAAAGGCGCAAAAAACATGGATTTTTTCTCAAGTAGCTTTAAGGCGCAATTAGAGAAATTAAATAAAGAAAAACCAGTGTATGTTTACTGCAGAAGCGGTAACCGAAGTAATAAAGCTGCTCACGTGTTAGCAAAAATGGGGTTCATCGAGATTTTCGATTTAAAAGGTGGTTTTTTAAACTGGAAAGAATAACGAGCTATTTTTAAACAATGAACTCGTTTAGACTTTTTTGATTGAAGCGAAAATGTAACCCTACGCCAGCTGGCTCGTTCGCTAAAATAACCCACTGGACTGTTTTAGTGAAATCGAAGATTCGGCGTAGCCAATGGGCCAGAAAGCGCATGGACAAAAAAAGGACAATTTTTTAGCCAATTACGAAAAGTTTAAACGAGTTCAATACTAAATCCTAGATTTTTGGAGAGCTTACAACGTGAGTTCGATATAATGTAATCTGATATCCAGATGTTTGAATAGTTAAACGATATCATTACAAAACAATAGTTATTGATAAACATACCCTGTAACTTTTAACTGTTTAACCGTGTAATCGTTGAACAAACTTCATCGGTACATCAAACTGAACTTTGAACTTTGAACTCTGAACTTCGTGTACGTCCCTGATATAGGTTGACCACTTAAAGTCAATTTATATGAAAACAAATGTAAAATTAATTAGTAAACAACGGAAGTACTCAGAAGAGTTCAAAAAGTCCATTGTCAATGATTTTGAAAGTGGTAAATTTAGTGTTCCACAATTAGAGCGATTACATAAACTTAGTAAAGGATCAATTTACAACTGGATATATAAACATTCCCGGTCAAACGAGCGAGGTCAACGCATAATAGAGATGAAGGACAGCAGCACACAAAAGTTAAAAGCCCTTGAGCAACGGATCAAGGAGCTGGAGCAAACAGTTGGTAAAAAGCAGATACAGATTGATTATCTTGAAAAGATGATCGACATCGCCAAGACCGAACTTGATATCGACATCAAAAAAAACTCCAACACCCCACAATCGAGTGGTTCCTCAGGAACCAGAAGAAAATAAACTTCTCTATGAACCAGTTGTACAGAACCATAGGTATCAGCAAGCAGGCCGTCCATCAGTACGCCAAGCGCCAAGCGGTCTTTGATAAAAAAGTGATGGGCTTGGTTATGGAAGCTGATCGGTTAAGGGAAGACCATCCCGGTTGTGGGGTTGAGAAGATGTACGATACATTGCGTCCCGATTTTATGGGCAGGGACCGATTTGTAGAGACGTTTATGGAGTTGGGCTATCGTTTAAAGCGCAAAAAAAACTTTAGGAGGACCACCTTTTCATCGAATGTGTCTTATCCCAACCTAATAAAGGGAATGGAGGTAAATGCACCCTCTGTAATCTGGCAGTCCGACATCACTTATGTCCGTGTCGGTGAAAAGTTTTACTATGCGGTGTTTATAATAGATGTCTATACCAAGAAAATAGTGGGCCATCAAGTTTCGGACCATATGAGGGCTTCGGCAAATATTAAAGCCCTTCAAATGGCCCTGAAAAGCAATAAAGCGCCCCAGGTACACCACTCAGACAGAGGAAGCCAGTATATATACAGTAAGTATATTGACCTTCTAAAGAGTAAAGGCTGCGAAATAAGCATGGCAAAAACAGCCCAGGACAACGCTTATGCAGAGCGCATAAACAGAACCATAAAGAACGATTATATTGAACTCTGGAAGCCCAAAAGCTTTGAGCAGTTAAAGCGAATGGTAAAAAAAGCAGTCAACCAATATAATACCGTAAGACCACATAATAACATTGGAAGGATAAGCCCA
This genomic window from Mariniflexile sp. TRM1-10 contains:
- a CDS encoding rhodanese-like domain-containing protein, with the translated sequence MAFFSFLLGAKAQNSHIKVLTPQEFKQQITGNSLQLIDVRTAIEFKSGHIKGAKNMDFFSSSFKAQLEKLNKEKPVYVYCRSGNRSNKAAHVLAKMGFIEIFDLKGGFLNWKE
- a CDS encoding transposase, coding for MKTNVKLISKQRKYSEEFKKSIVNDFESGKFSVPQLERLHKLSKGSIYNWIYKHSRSNERGQRIIEMKDSSTQKLKALEQRIKELEQTVGKKQIQIDYLEKMIDIAKTELDIDIKKNSNTPQSSGSSGTRRK
- a CDS encoding IS3 family transposase produces the protein MNQLYRTIGISKQAVHQYAKRQAVFDKKVMGLVMEADRLREDHPGCGVEKMYDTLRPDFMGRDRFVETFMELGYRLKRKKNFRRTTFSSNVSYPNLIKGMEVNAPSVIWQSDITYVRVGEKFYYAVFIIDVYTKKIVGHQVSDHMRASANIKALQMALKSNKAPQVHHSDRGSQYIYSKYIDLLKSKGCEISMAKTAQDNAYAERINRTIKNDYIELWKPKSFEQLKRMVKKAVNQYNTVRPHNNIGRISPMEFENRLLMKSTFHQQSITIFNNEINV